The Apibacter raozihei genome contains a region encoding:
- a CDS encoding cytidylate kinase-like family protein, translated as MKTDNMNEKYIITIGRQLGSGGREIGKKIAEELSISYYDKELIYLASKESGLSREFFEKADEKASLSFFDNFFNLQYSKNYLCGETLFEIQSDIIKRLSEKRSCVFVGRCSDYILRENKQRIDIFITADKEDRIKRTALRKNIDEKEAELLNNKVDKKRKEFYNFYSNRGWGRAGSYHLCINSSVLGINDTAQFISEFIRRKLHNNQI; from the coding sequence ATGAAAACAGATAACATGAACGAAAAATATATTATAACCATTGGTCGTCAGTTAGGAAGCGGAGGACGAGAAATAGGAAAAAAAATTGCCGAAGAATTAAGCATATCCTATTATGATAAAGAGCTTATATATCTTGCTTCCAAAGAAAGCGGGTTAAGCAGAGAATTTTTTGAAAAAGCTGATGAAAAAGCAAGTTTAAGCTTTTTTGATAACTTTTTCAACTTACAATACTCAAAAAATTATCTATGCGGCGAAACATTGTTTGAAATACAAAGTGATATTATTAAACGCTTATCTGAAAAAAGATCTTGTGTTTTCGTCGGGCGTTGTTCAGACTATATATTAAGAGAAAATAAACAACGAATTGATATTTTTATCACAGCGGATAAAGAAGATCGAATAAAAAGAACTGCTTTAAGGAAAAATATTGACGAAAAAGAAGCAGAACTTTTAAACAACAAGGTGGATAAAAAAAGAAAAGAATTTTATAATTTTTACAGTAATCGTGGCTGGGGAAGAGCCGGTTCTTATCATCTCTGTATCAATTCTTCAGTATTGGGAATAAATGACACTGCTCAATTTATTTCAGAATTTATACGTAGAAAACTACATAACAATCAAATATAA
- a CDS encoding OmpA family protein, whose translation MKRTGILLTLALISASCVPQSKYKELEQKYYAALQGETKNQLTIEEKEIALKNLGDQFKSLQEQQNALTRKKAELDAEYNQLQGEYDSKIKDLENLKLKNEKLSQEALQERKKIQGELEQTQGQLQEKIRRINELEGLISQQKEGVSTLKNKLQNALKRYEGKGITVEEKEGYIYVSMDNKLLFPSASWNVESEGVRALQEISSVLSSDPDLNIIIQGHTDSDRYAGNGNIKDNWDLSVMRATSITKILQSEGVPPTQMTASGRGEYLPIADNSTSTGKAMNRRVDIIIAPNLREITQLLNEL comes from the coding sequence ATGAAAAGAACAGGAATACTACTTACCTTAGCTCTTATATCCGCCTCTTGCGTACCTCAATCCAAATATAAAGAACTGGAACAAAAATATTATGCCGCCCTACAGGGCGAAACAAAAAACCAGCTTACGATTGAGGAAAAAGAAATTGCATTAAAAAACCTGGGAGATCAATTTAAATCTCTTCAGGAACAGCAAAATGCGTTGACTCGCAAAAAGGCGGAGCTGGATGCAGAATATAATCAGCTTCAAGGAGAATATGACTCGAAAATCAAAGATCTGGAAAACCTAAAATTAAAAAATGAGAAGCTCTCCCAGGAAGCTTTACAAGAGAGAAAAAAAATACAAGGAGAACTGGAACAAACCCAGGGGCAGCTTCAGGAAAAAATACGAAGGATCAATGAACTCGAAGGCTTAATCTCTCAACAAAAAGAAGGAGTATCTACTTTAAAAAACAAACTCCAGAATGCATTAAAAAGATACGAAGGAAAAGGAATAACCGTGGAAGAAAAAGAAGGTTATATTTATGTTTCTATGGATAATAAACTTTTATTTCCTTCCGCCAGCTGGAACGTTGAATCTGAAGGTGTACGTGCTTTACAGGAAATATCCTCCGTACTTTCCTCAGATCCGGATTTGAATATTATTATTCAGGGGCATACGGATTCAGATCGCTATGCCGGTAATGGAAATATAAAAGATAACTGGGATCTTTCCGTTATGAGGGCTACTTCTATAACTAAAATACTACAGTCCGAAGGGGTTCCTCCCACCCAAATGACCGCCTCAGGAAGAGGTGAATATCTTCCTATTGCAGACAATTCAACCTCTACAGGTAAAGCCATGAACCGAAGAGTGGATATTATTATTGCCCCGAACCTGAGAGAAATTACCCAATTATTGAACGAACTATAA
- a CDS encoding exodeoxyribonuclease III, giving the protein MKLLSYNVNGLRAAINKDFLGWLKSANPDILCLQEVKATPEQFDTTVFKDLGYYSYWFPAEKKGYSGVAILSKEKPLSVKYGCDQQEFDSEGRVIQANFKEFSVLSVYVPSATNMGRLGFKMDFCEYFLTYIQKVEKEFSNLIINGDFNICHYAIDINDPVRNAKVSGFLPEEREWLDRFFSTCKLTDCLRFFNQEPFQYSWWTYRVKTARQNNKGWRIDYNLVTEPLKSSLKRAYILTQAVHSDHAPVGIDFDLQKID; this is encoded by the coding sequence ATGAAATTATTGAGTTATAATGTAAACGGCTTGCGTGCAGCCATAAATAAAGATTTTTTAGGATGGCTGAAATCTGCTAATCCAGATATTCTTTGCCTGCAGGAAGTAAAAGCAACCCCGGAACAGTTTGACACTACAGTTTTTAAAGATTTAGGATATTATAGCTATTGGTTTCCTGCCGAAAAAAAAGGATACAGCGGGGTTGCTATTTTATCTAAAGAAAAACCCCTGTCAGTAAAATATGGATGTGACCAGCAGGAATTTGATTCCGAAGGCAGAGTTATTCAAGCTAATTTTAAAGAATTTTCCGTACTTAGCGTTTACGTTCCCTCGGCCACCAACATGGGGCGCTTAGGATTTAAAATGGACTTTTGTGAGTATTTTCTTACGTATATACAAAAAGTTGAAAAAGAATTTTCTAATCTCATTATAAATGGTGATTTTAATATCTGTCATTACGCTATTGATATAAATGATCCGGTACGTAATGCTAAAGTATCCGGATTTCTACCTGAGGAACGCGAATGGCTCGACCGTTTTTTCAGTACATGTAAACTTACCGATTGCTTACGGTTTTTTAATCAGGAACCCTTCCAGTATTCCTGGTGGACCTACCGGGTTAAAACAGCCAGACAAAATAACAAAGGCTGGAGAATAGATTATAATCTGGTTACCGAGCCATTAAAATCATCCTTAAAACGAGCTTACATACTTACCCAGGCCGTACATTCGGATCATGCTCCGGTCGGGATTGACTTTGATTTACAAAAAATAGACTAA
- the gcvT gene encoding glycine cleavage system aminomethyltransferase GcvT has protein sequence MKKTVLNQNHVNLGAKMVDFAGFEMPVQYSGITLEHFAVREKAGLFDVSHMGEFSIKGENALPLLQKITSNDVSQLIDGGIQYSTLLNENGGVVDDLLVYKIKDHDYFLVVNASNIEKDWNWISQNNTDGAVMQNLSDDISLLALQGPKAQQILQKLTRVRLADISYYHFTRGTVAGIDEVCISNTGYTGAGGFELYVPNSQAVHLWEKLLEAGKDEGLIPCGLASRDTLRLEKGFCLYGNELSDDTTPIEAGLGWITKTGKGDFLGKEKILNQKNNGVSRKLVGFELLDRGIPRHGYQVFNSEGSCIGEVTSGTMSPIKKSGIGIAYVKPEYARAGSEIFIGIRDKKLKAQTVKMPFV, from the coding sequence ATGAAAAAAACCGTATTAAACCAAAACCATGTTAATTTAGGCGCAAAAATGGTTGATTTTGCCGGATTTGAAATGCCGGTTCAGTACTCGGGAATTACTCTTGAGCATTTTGCTGTCCGGGAGAAAGCAGGACTATTTGATGTATCTCACATGGGAGAATTCTCTATCAAAGGAGAAAATGCTTTACCCTTGTTGCAAAAAATCACGTCCAATGATGTTTCACAGCTTATTGACGGTGGTATTCAATATTCAACACTTTTAAATGAAAATGGAGGAGTGGTTGATGATCTTCTTGTCTATAAAATAAAAGATCATGACTATTTTTTAGTGGTGAATGCCTCTAATATTGAGAAAGACTGGAATTGGATTTCACAAAATAATACAGATGGGGCCGTAATGCAGAATCTAAGCGATGATATAAGCTTATTGGCTTTACAAGGTCCTAAAGCTCAGCAAATTTTACAGAAACTAACCCGTGTACGCCTGGCAGATATCAGCTATTATCATTTTACCCGCGGAACGGTGGCCGGCATTGATGAGGTATGCATATCCAATACCGGATATACCGGAGCCGGAGGATTTGAGCTTTATGTTCCCAATTCCCAAGCGGTACACTTATGGGAAAAACTTTTGGAAGCTGGTAAAGATGAAGGTTTAATTCCTTGTGGACTGGCCTCCCGTGACACTCTCAGACTTGAAAAAGGATTTTGCCTATACGGCAATGAACTTTCCGATGACACCACCCCGATTGAAGCAGGCCTGGGATGGATTACCAAAACCGGAAAAGGAGATTTTTTAGGAAAAGAAAAAATTCTTAATCAGAAGAATAACGGAGTTTCCAGAAAGCTAGTTGGTTTTGAGTTGTTGGATCGAGGTATTCCCAGACATGGGTATCAGGTATTTAACAGTGAAGGTTCTTGTATAGGCGAGGTTACTTCCGGAACGATGTCACCTATAAAAAAATCCGGTATCGGTATTGCGTACGTAAAACCGGAATATGCCCGTGCAGGTTCGGAAATTTTTATTGGAATCAGAGATAAAAAATTAAAAGCACAAACGGTTAAAATGCCTTTTGTTTAA
- the fabG gene encoding 3-oxoacyl-[acyl-carrier-protein] reductase produces the protein MKLLEGKTAIITGATRGIGKGIAQIFAQQGANIAFTYASSASKAEELEKELSSLVKIKGYQSDASDYDAAQNLVEQVLTDFGTLDIVVNNAGITKDNLILRMTKEDWEEVIRVNLNSVFNLTKAATKPMMKQKSGSIINMSSVVGVKGNAGQSNYAASKAGIIGFSKSIALELGSRNIRCNVVAPGFIETEMTEVLDEKTVQEWRNNIPLKRGGTPEDIANACLYLASDLSGYVTGHVLNVNGGMLTY, from the coding sequence ATGAAATTACTTGAAGGAAAAACAGCGATTATAACAGGCGCTACCCGAGGTATAGGTAAAGGTATTGCACAAATATTTGCTCAACAAGGGGCCAATATAGCTTTTACATATGCATCATCAGCCTCTAAAGCAGAGGAACTGGAAAAAGAGCTTTCTTCACTGGTAAAAATTAAAGGATATCAATCCGATGCATCTGATTATGATGCAGCACAAAATTTGGTAGAGCAGGTTTTGACTGACTTTGGAACTTTAGATATTGTTGTAAATAATGCCGGAATAACTAAAGATAATCTTATACTTCGAATGACAAAAGAAGACTGGGAAGAAGTTATTCGGGTAAATCTTAATTCTGTATTTAACCTGACTAAGGCTGCAACTAAACCCATGATGAAACAAAAATCAGGTTCAATCATTAATATGAGTTCAGTAGTAGGTGTTAAAGGGAATGCAGGCCAGTCCAACTATGCAGCAAGTAAAGCAGGAATTATTGGTTTCTCAAAATCTATTGCTTTAGAATTAGGTTCCAGAAATATACGTTGCAATGTGGTTGCTCCCGGATTTATTGAAACAGAAATGACAGAGGTGCTTGATGAAAAGACAGTTCAGGAATGGAGAAATAACATTCCCCTTAAAAGAGGAGGTACGCCCGAAGACATTGCCAATGCTTGTCTTTATCTAGCCAGTGATTTATCCGGATATGTTACCGGACACGTTCTCAATGTCAATGGAGGAATGCTTACCTATTAA
- a CDS encoding GlsB/YeaQ/YmgE family stress response membrane protein encodes MEGLGFIWSVIIGVIAGALAGWIMKGRGFGFLVNLLVGLVGSMLGGWIYSLLGIQSDGKFGILVMSVLGAVVLLWIVSMLRRK; translated from the coding sequence ATGGAAGGACTTGGATTTATATGGTCTGTAATTATTGGAGTTATAGCCGGGGCTTTAGCCGGCTGGATCATGAAAGGACGCGGCTTTGGATTCTTAGTAAACTTACTGGTAGGTTTAGTTGGTAGTATGCTGGGAGGATGGATATACAGTTTATTAGGAATACAATCTGATGGAAAATTCGGCATTTTAGTAATGTCTGTTTTAGGAGCTGTAGTTCTTTTATGGATAGTATCTATGCTAAGGCGTAAATAA
- a CDS encoding YtxH domain-containing protein encodes MKKLILGAALGVGIGYLIRKVQEEGCWDDLNNDFDKYASKAKKNFKNILDSGKNEADYVKDRVSDTADEINQRLKDRS; translated from the coding sequence ATGAAAAAATTAATCTTAGGTGCCGCATTAGGAGTTGGAATAGGTTATTTAATAAGAAAAGTTCAGGAAGAAGGATGTTGGGATGATTTGAACAATGATTTTGACAAATATGCTTCAAAAGCGAAAAAAAACTTCAAAAATATTCTTGATTCCGGAAAAAATGAAGCTGATTATGTCAAAGATAGAGTTTCCGATACAGCAGATGAAATTAACCAGCGTTTAAAAGACAGATCATAA
- a CDS encoding aldo/keto reductase yields MNLKKRKLGGSDLEVYPFAFGGNVFGWTADENTSFELLEQYTELGFNFIDTADVYSAWAPGNKGGESETILGKWIHQKKNRDQLIISTKVGAEINATHKGLKKEYILAEVEESLKRLQTDYIDLYFTHFDDTSVEIEEVLETYQKLIEQGKVRFIGTSNMSPERIEASMQISKQNNLPSYTVLQPEFNLYDRKNYEKNYEPIVEKYGLGVMSYFSLASGFLTGKYKSEADAEKSKRGSDFIKKYINDRGLKIVKALEEVAAKNTATSAQVALAWLIQHPTITAPIASASQLGQLDILKSVELNLSTDDLSYLNKASEY; encoded by the coding sequence ATGAATTTAAAAAAAAGAAAATTAGGAGGCTCTGATCTTGAAGTTTATCCGTTTGCATTTGGAGGAAATGTTTTTGGATGGACAGCTGACGAAAATACTTCATTCGAATTACTTGAACAGTATACAGAACTAGGTTTCAATTTTATTGATACGGCAGATGTATATTCAGCCTGGGCTCCAGGAAACAAAGGAGGGGAATCTGAAACCATTTTGGGAAAATGGATACATCAAAAAAAGAATAGAGATCAACTGATTATATCTACCAAAGTAGGAGCAGAAATTAATGCTACTCATAAAGGTTTAAAAAAAGAATATATTCTGGCTGAAGTGGAAGAATCTTTAAAAAGGCTTCAAACGGATTACATTGATCTTTATTTCACTCATTTTGACGATACCAGTGTTGAGATAGAAGAAGTACTAGAAACTTATCAAAAACTCATTGAACAGGGAAAAGTACGTTTTATTGGAACTTCCAATATGTCTCCGGAAAGGATTGAAGCATCTATGCAAATTAGCAAACAAAATAATTTACCTTCTTATACAGTGCTTCAACCTGAATTTAATTTATACGACAGAAAAAATTATGAAAAAAATTATGAACCTATAGTTGAGAAATATGGTTTAGGAGTTATGTCATATTTTTCTCTTGCCAGCGGTTTTTTAACCGGAAAGTACAAATCAGAGGCAGATGCTGAAAAAAGTAAAAGAGGCTCTGATTTTATAAAAAAATATATAAATGACAGAGGCTTAAAAATAGTTAAAGCTTTAGAAGAAGTTGCGGCAAAAAATACTGCTACCTCTGCACAGGTTGCTTTAGCCTGGCTTATACAGCATCCAACTATCACAGCTCCTATAGCAAGTGCTTCTCAATTAGGTCAATTAGATATATTAAAATCTGTTGAACTGAATCTCTCAACCGATGATTTGTCCTATTTAAATAAAGCAAGTGAGTATTAA
- a CDS encoding MATE family efflux transporter, whose product MDSNSKGTPLELGTEDIGKLLKKYAIPAIIAMIASSLYNITDSIFIGHGVGALAISGLAITFPLMNLAAAFGSLVGVGASTLLSVRLGQKDYTTANTILGNVFIMNLIIGISFSLLTLPFLDSILFFFGASDKTLPYAHDFMVIILMGNVITHMYLGLNSMLRSSGKPKHSMYATIFTVLINLVLNPLFIFGFQWGIRGSAIATITSQIIVLIWQIYLFSDKSNFIHLQKGIFKLKSRIVKDSLAIGMSPFLMNAASCIIVIIINQGLLKYGGDLAVGAYGIVNRIAFLFVMVVLGLNQGMQPIAGYNYGARSYSRVTAVLKKTILWATLIMTLGFIFVQLAPHWVASIFTTDQELIDIASVGLRIVFLCYPLVGFQVVVSTFFQSIGMANKAIFLSLTRQVIFLIPCLLILPRFMGISGIWYSLPIADFVATLMAAVLLYLQFKQFKKLPS is encoded by the coding sequence ATGGATAGTAATTCTAAGGGAACACCCCTCGAACTTGGTACAGAAGATATAGGTAAACTTCTTAAAAAATATGCAATTCCGGCAATTATTGCCATGATAGCCTCTTCTTTATACAATATTACTGATAGCATATTTATTGGTCATGGAGTGGGTGCACTTGCTATATCCGGACTTGCAATTACTTTTCCTTTAATGAATCTTGCAGCAGCATTCGGTTCACTTGTGGGCGTAGGAGCTTCAACGCTTTTATCCGTCAGATTGGGACAAAAGGATTATACAACTGCAAATACCATTCTGGGTAACGTATTTATTATGAATTTGATTATTGGGATTTCATTTTCCTTATTAACACTCCCTTTTCTGGATTCAATACTCTTTTTTTTCGGAGCCAGTGATAAAACACTTCCTTATGCACACGATTTCATGGTAATCATTTTAATGGGAAATGTTATAACACACATGTATTTAGGACTTAACTCCATGCTTCGTTCATCGGGAAAACCTAAGCATTCCATGTATGCTACCATATTTACAGTTCTAATTAACCTTGTACTTAACCCGCTTTTTATATTTGGCTTCCAATGGGGTATCCGTGGAAGTGCTATTGCGACTATCACATCACAAATAATAGTATTAATCTGGCAAATTTATTTATTTAGTGATAAAAGCAATTTTATACATCTGCAGAAAGGAATTTTTAAATTAAAATCGAGAATCGTTAAAGATTCATTAGCAATCGGAATGTCTCCGTTTTTGATGAATGCAGCCTCCTGTATTATTGTAATAATTATTAATCAGGGTCTTTTAAAATATGGCGGTGACTTAGCTGTAGGTGCTTATGGGATAGTTAATCGAATAGCCTTTTTATTTGTAATGGTAGTTTTGGGACTAAATCAGGGAATGCAGCCTATTGCGGGTTATAATTATGGTGCTCGATCCTATTCAAGAGTTACTGCAGTACTCAAAAAAACCATTCTTTGGGCAACGCTTATTATGACTCTGGGATTCATTTTTGTACAGTTGGCTCCACACTGGGTAGCTTCAATATTTACGACAGATCAGGAACTTATAGATATTGCGTCCGTAGGATTGCGTATTGTTTTTCTTTGTTATCCTTTGGTAGGATTCCAGGTTGTAGTATCTACTTTTTTCCAAAGTATTGGGATGGCTAACAAAGCCATTTTCTTATCTTTAACCCGACAAGTCATATTTTTAATCCCTTGCCTGTTAATACTTCCCCGTTTTATGGGAATATCCGGAATATGGTACAGTTTACCTATTGCCGATTTTGTTGCAACCCTGATGGCTGCTGTATTACTTTATTTACAATTTAAACAATTCAAAAAACTCCCCTCATGA
- a CDS encoding cation:proton antiporter, producing MELYYSFSILIVLASIFSYINVRFLKFPSTIGIMVIALVMSIVLVLLGHLTSKPLNDFASLIKEFDFTEILMGAMLNFLLFAGAIHINMADLKEQRVPVMIYATLGVIISTIVVGFGLYYIVNYLLPVINIHFEIPLIYCLLFGALISPTDPIAVLSILKQANTPKTLETKIAGESLLNDGVAVVLFTILARLAENPVVVATGHMDLSFSHIFELFMREAIGGFVLGIALGFIAAYAIKTAHDYKVSVLITLAVVMGGYLVAQSLHTSAPLAMVAAGLIIGESKRKLGSTKKSNVGTFWELLDEIMNAVLFLFMGFEILLIEDLKNYWVLGIICILVVLIARYVSIKIPTIIIPFKEKFTKGTIAMLVWGGLRGGVSIALALSVPDSDYKEIIIAATYVVVVFSILVQGMTVGKLAKKIS from the coding sequence ATGGAATTATATTATTCATTTTCAATCCTTATTGTTTTAGCATCAATCTTTTCTTATATCAATGTTCGGTTTTTAAAATTCCCTTCAACGATCGGTATCATGGTTATTGCACTAGTAATGTCTATAGTACTGGTTCTTTTAGGACATTTAACCTCTAAACCACTTAACGACTTTGCTTCATTAATTAAAGAATTTGATTTTACAGAAATACTTATGGGAGCCATGCTAAATTTTCTTTTATTTGCAGGGGCTATTCATATAAATATGGCCGATCTTAAAGAACAAAGGGTACCTGTAATGATATATGCTACCCTAGGTGTCATCATTTCAACCATTGTTGTCGGTTTCGGTCTTTACTACATCGTAAATTATTTATTACCTGTTATCAATATACATTTTGAAATTCCTTTAATTTATTGCTTATTATTCGGAGCTTTAATATCTCCTACTGATCCTATTGCTGTTCTAAGTATTTTAAAACAGGCCAATACACCTAAAACACTGGAAACTAAAATTGCTGGAGAATCTCTTCTTAATGATGGTGTTGCAGTAGTATTATTCACTATATTAGCTCGATTGGCCGAAAATCCTGTTGTAGTTGCAACTGGACACATGGATCTTTCTTTCTCGCATATTTTCGAATTATTTATGAGGGAAGCTATTGGTGGATTTGTATTAGGAATTGCTCTGGGCTTTATAGCTGCTTATGCTATAAAAACTGCGCATGATTATAAAGTTTCTGTATTAATTACACTAGCTGTTGTTATGGGCGGCTACCTGGTTGCTCAGTCATTGCATACCTCCGCTCCTTTAGCCATGGTTGCTGCAGGTCTTATTATAGGTGAGTCTAAAAGAAAATTAGGTTCAACCAAAAAAAGCAATGTGGGTACCTTCTGGGAATTGTTGGATGAAATTATGAATGCTGTTTTATTCCTGTTTATGGGATTTGAAATTTTATTAATTGAAGATTTAAAAAATTACTGGGTATTAGGTATCATATGTATTTTAGTGGTCTTGATAGCTCGTTATGTTTCTATTAAAATTCCAACTATAATTATTCCTTTTAAAGAAAAATTTACCAAAGGCACAATAGCTATGTTGGTATGGGGAGGCCTTAGAGGAGGTGTTTCCATTGCATTAGCTCTTTCTGTTCCCGATAGTGATTATAAAGAAATTATTATTGCTGCTACCTATGTTGTGGTTGTGTTCTCAATTCTGGTACAAGGAATGACTGTGGGCAAACTGGCTAAAAAAATTAGTTAA
- the menD gene encoding 2-succinyl-5-enolpyruvyl-6-hydroxy-3-cyclohexene-1-carboxylic-acid synthase, with protein sequence MYSKKLAVQILGEMLYRYGITDMVISPGSRNAPLTIHFSQHSEYKCYSITDERSAAFFALGMAQSKRKPVAICCTSGTASANYYPAIIEAFYQNVPLLVITADRPENFVDIFDGQTIRQKDIYKNHIYGSFQISESEEDQDVTDNFLTIKKAVQTAILQSGPVHINFPFSEPLYEQTDSLGITIEQLAQPEKKFNSETWQPLLSQWNQYDKKMVLVGMQPPDPYFSKLLEELAKRQDTIILTEITSNLNSPEFYPNIDRYVFPFGEEKMDEYKPDLLLTIGQNVVSKKIKVFLRNSKLKAHWHLDSFWHPDTYFSLTEKIEDQPISFLTELIQVPQKTSDYSSKWKEIKRIKERKHQRFIENLTYSDLQAVHTINKYLPDYYNLQVSNSSMIRYTQLFNFNKQNKIFCNRGASGIDGSTSTAVGFAVADSNPTVLITGDVGFFYDSNALWNKYLPSDFRIILLNNGGGDIFKIIPGPDSTDALDEYFVTRHHRKAKLLAEEYQLEYKEVSSSDELSSYLATFFEKSSSPKLLEINTKHCDNSTLLRNYFNFLNPS encoded by the coding sequence ATGTATAGCAAAAAATTAGCCGTTCAGATTTTAGGAGAAATGCTTTATCGATATGGAATTACTGATATGGTAATTTCTCCGGGTTCACGAAATGCACCTTTAACCATTCATTTTTCGCAGCATTCCGAATATAAATGCTACAGTATAACAGATGAGCGTTCGGCGGCTTTTTTTGCTTTGGGTATGGCCCAGTCGAAAAGAAAACCTGTGGCTATTTGCTGTACCAGCGGCACAGCCTCTGCCAATTATTATCCGGCTATTATCGAAGCATTTTATCAAAATGTACCTTTGTTGGTTATTACTGCAGACAGACCCGAAAATTTTGTGGATATTTTTGACGGACAGACCATACGACAAAAAGATATTTATAAAAATCATATTTATGGTTCTTTTCAAATTTCTGAATCCGAAGAAGATCAGGATGTAACTGACAATTTCTTAACTATAAAAAAAGCGGTTCAGACAGCTATTTTACAATCAGGACCAGTCCATATCAATTTTCCATTCTCAGAACCTTTATACGAACAGACCGATAGTTTAGGTATCACCATTGAACAGTTGGCGCAGCCTGAAAAAAAATTTAATTCAGAAACCTGGCAGCCCCTTTTGTCCCAATGGAATCAATACGATAAAAAAATGGTATTGGTTGGTATGCAGCCACCGGATCCTTACTTCAGTAAACTTTTGGAAGAACTTGCAAAGCGCCAGGATACGATTATACTCACGGAAATAACTTCTAATCTGAATTCTCCGGAATTTTACCCTAATATAGACAGATACGTTTTCCCCTTTGGAGAAGAAAAAATGGATGAGTATAAACCCGATTTACTTCTCACCATAGGACAAAATGTTGTTTCTAAAAAAATAAAAGTTTTCTTACGAAATTCCAAGCTTAAAGCACACTGGCATCTGGATTCTTTCTGGCATCCGGACACCTACTTTTCTTTAACAGAAAAAATTGAAGATCAGCCCATTTCCTTTTTAACGGAACTTATCCAAGTTCCGCAAAAGACTTCCGATTATTCCAGCAAATGGAAAGAGATAAAAAGAATAAAAGAAAGAAAACACCAACGGTTTATAGAAAATCTTACTTATTCAGATTTACAGGCTGTACACACGATTAATAAATATTTGCCCGATTACTATAATCTACAGGTGTCTAACAGCTCAATGATTCGTTATACACAACTATTTAATTTTAATAAACAAAATAAAATTTTTTGTAACCGGGGAGCCAGCGGTATTGATGGTTCCACTTCTACTGCTGTAGGCTTTGCTGTTGCTGATAGTAATCCTACCGTACTGATTACCGGAGATGTTGGTTTCTTTTACGATTCTAATGCTTTATGGAACAAATATTTACCTTCAGACTTCAGGATCATTCTTTTAAATAACGGAGGAGGTGATATATTTAAAATAATTCCGGGACCGGATTCTACGGATGCTTTAGATGAATATTTTGTTACCCGACACCATCGTAAGGCTAAACTTCTGGCCGAAGAATATCAACTGGAATACAAAGAAGTTAGCAGCTCAGATGAACTTAGCAGCTACCTTGCTACCTTTTTTGAAAAATCCTCAAGTCCGAAATTACTTGAAATAAATACCAAACACTGTGATAATTCTACCCTATTAAGAAATTACTTTAACTTTTTAAACCCCTCATAA